The genomic region ggagagaaggagaggtgaGTGGGGCCCCAGGCCTGACTCCCAGTAACTGCCATCCTCAGCCTGCGACGCTGTGCTCTGGGGTTCGAGAGCGGCGGTCACTGGCCCAAAGGGACAATGAGTCAGATGGCTGGGACTAGATCCCAGATCTTGCTAGCCTGCTCCTGTGAGGGAGAAGcccgtctcctcctctctgtacCCCACCCTGGCCTGGTGAGTGAGTCATCCAGGTGGCAGGGACAGGTTCAGCCAGACATCAACCTGGCCAACCAGACCAGTTCGGGCCGGACAATCTAGGGCCTTGGGTGCTGGGCAGTGGGATGCGGGGCTGTTACCTCCTCCTGCACGCCTGTGGCCAGGGGGCAGGTAGTGACATCTACGCCATCTCCGGTGGCCACGTTCTTCCGGCAGGCTGTGCTCCCCATCTCCAGGGTCAGGTAGTACTTGATGCCGGccaccagctggggagggagggcaggagcgGGTGAGGGGCACCGGAAAACTACCCCGGACCCAGacctctcccccctctccacGTTTGGCATGCTGGGCTGGGCCTCGGGATTCAGACCCTGGATGGGGAAGTTCTGGTGGCGAcccctggggagaggggcggaggccCGGGCTACACAGGAAGCTGAGACCCAGGTGTGCACATGTCCTGAAGCCCACCGCCCCATCTCCCtcactcccctctccccagtcgGCCCCTCAGGGCCGGGGCTACCGTGAGGCTAGTGAGACAGGGCTGGATCCCGTCCACTGAAAGCTGGATAGGTCATTCATAATGAATTCTTGGCATTAATccgatttaaaaaatacatcgtATGAAAATGTCCCGATTACTCTCGTGGCACCCCCTCAACCTGGCCACCGGCTGAAAGCCCTGCTGGCCTGGTGGGAGGCTGCCTCTCGCCCCTGACCCGCCGGCCCGTCCACACCTGACTCTGGGCCTTGAGGATCCTGGTGTCGCGGAAGTAGTAGAGGCTGTTGCTGCCCATGTTGTAGCTGGCCACCGCCGCCTGCGCTGCCTTCTGCACCTGCGGGTCACTGAGTGACAGGTTCTGGCGTTCTCCGACTCTGCGTTCCGCCCGGCGGGCACGGGCGTCACCGGGCAGCACCAGGAGGCAGAGCGCGAGCAGGCCCAGGCCCAGAGCCCGCGAGAGGCTCGGGGGCGCCATGGCCACGGTCGGTCGGTCGGTCGTCAGTGTCAGGCCCTCGGGGGCGCGCCGTTTTTATAGGCTAGcggccccgcccgccccgcccaccccgcGGCAGAGGCagagccggggaggggtgggagccTGGGCGATCTGAGAGGCCGCCGTCCTCGCGCCAAAGGGGGCAGTCCA from Panthera uncia isolate 11264 chromosome D1, Puncia_PCG_1.0, whole genome shotgun sequence harbors:
- the CST6 gene encoding cystatin-M, yielding MAPPSLSRALGLGLLALCLLVLPGDARARRAERRVGERQNLSLSDPQVQKAAQAAVASYNMGSNSLYYFRDTRILKAQSQLVAGIKYYLTLEMGSTACRKNVATGDGVDVTTCPLATGVQEEKLLCDFEILVVPWQNSSQLLKHNCVTIT